A region of Aquila chrysaetos chrysaetos chromosome 13, bAquChr1.4, whole genome shotgun sequence DNA encodes the following proteins:
- the TMEM63B gene encoding CSC1-like protein 2 isoform X2: MLPYVIATLGSAGASCKASTCNNSTKDYCYSARIRSTVLQGLPFGGVPTVLALDFMCFLALLFVFSILRKVAWDYGRLALVTDADSVASALHSDNHDRYERLTSVSSSVDFDQRDNGFCSWLTAIFRIKDDEIRDKCGGDAVHYLSFQRHIIGLLVAVGVLSVGIVLPVNFSGDLLENNAYSFGRTTIANLNSGNNLLWLHTSFAFLYLLLTVYSMRRHTSKMRYKEDDLVKRTLFINGISKYAEPEKIKKHFEEAYANCTVLEARPCYDVARLMFLDAERKKAERGRIYFTNLQSKDNTPSMINPKPCGHLCCCVIRGCEEVEAIEYYTKLEEKLKDDYKREKEKVNEKPLGMAFVTFHNETITAIILKDFNACKCQGCACRGEPRASSCSESLHVSNWTVSYAPDPQNIYWEHLSIRGFIWWIRCLVINVVLFILLFFLTTPAIIITTMDKFNVTKPVEYLNNPIITQFFPTLLLWCFSALLPTIVYYSAFFEAHWTRSGENRTTMHKCYTFLIFMVLLLPSLGLSSLDVFFRWLFDKKFLAEAAVRFECVFLPDNGAFFVNYVIASAFIGNAMDLLRIPGLLMYMIRLCLARSAAERRNVKRHQAYEFQFGAAYAWMMCVFTVVMTYSITCPIIVPFGLMYMLLKHLVDRYNLYYAYLPAKLDKKIHSGAVNQVVAAPILCLFWLLFFSTMRTGFLAPTSMFTFVVLVITIVICLCHVCFGHFKYLSAHNYKIDHTEVDTIEDRQNGRPATSLPAPKSAKYIAQVLQDSSPEGEATESEEQGSQDEELINADGMNDTDFQSCEDSLIENEIHQ, from the exons ATGCTTCCCTACGTGATCGCCACCCTGGGCTCAGCAGGGGCCTCCTGCAAAGCCTCCACATGCAACAACAGCACCAAGGACTACTGCTACAGTGCCCGCATTCGCagcactgtgctgcaggggctgcCCTTTGGTGGCGTGCCCACTGTCCTAGCCCTCGACTTTATGTGCTTTCTC GCACTGTTGTTTGTCTTTTCAATTTTGCGTAAAGTTGCTTGGGACTACGGACGCCTGGCCCTGGTGACTGATGCTGACAG CGTAGCCTCCGCCCTGCACTCTGACAACCATGACCGCTACGAACGCCTCACTTCCGTCTCCAGCTCTGTGGACTTCGACCAGAGGGACAAT gGTTTCTGCTCCTGGCTGACAGCCATCTTCAGGATAAA GGATGATGAGATTCGGGACAAGTGCGGGGGTGATGCGGTGCACTACCTATCCTTCCAGAGGCACATCATCGGGCTGCTGGTGGCTGTGGGTGTGCTCTCTGTGGGCATCGTGCTACCTGTCAACTTCTCAGGGGACCTACTAG AAAACAATGCCTACAGCTTTGGGAGGACAACTATCGCTAACCTGAATTCTGG GAATAACCTGCTGTGGCTGCACACATCTTTTGCCTTCCTGTACCTGCTGCTGACAGTGTACAGCATGCGCCGTCACACCTCCAAGATGCGCTACAAAGAGGATGACTTG gtTAAGCGAACTCTCTTCATCAATGGGATCTCAAAATACGCTGAGCCAGAGAAGATCAAGAAGCATTTTGA GGAGGCCTACGCCAACTGTACCGTCCTGGAGGCCCGTCCCTGCTATGATGTGGCCCGGCTGATGTTCCTCGACGCAGAGAG GAAGAAAGCTGAGCGCGGGCGAATCTACTTCACCAACCTGCAGAGCAAAGACAACACTCCATCCATGATCAACCCCAAGCCCTGTGGCCACCTGTGCTGCTGTGTCATCAGGGGCTGCgaggag GTGGAGGCCATCGAGTACTATACCAAGCTGGAGGAGAAGCTCAAAGATGATTACAAGCgggagaaggagaaggtgaatgaAAAGCCTCTGGGGATGGCCTTTGTCACCTTCCACAATGAGACCATCACAGCCAT AATCCTCAAAGATTTCAACGCCTGTAAGTGCCAGGGCTGTGCATGCCGTGGGGAGCCCAGGGCCTCCTCCTGCAGTGAGTCCCTCCACGTCTCCAACTGGACAGTCAGCTATGCCCCTGACCCACAGAACATCTACTG ggaACACCTCTCCATCCGGGGCTTCATCTGGTGGATCCGCTGCCTCGTGATCAATGTGgtcctcttcatcctcctcttcttcctcaccacCCCTGCTATCATCATCACCACTATGGACAAGTTCAATGTCACCAAGCCTGTGGAGTACCTCAAT AACCCCATCATCACCCAATTCttccccaccctgctgctgtggtgcttctctgctctgctgcccacCATTGTGTATTACTCTGCCTTCTTTGAAGCGCACTGGACCAG GTCTGGAGAGAACAGAACGACCATGCACAAGTGTTACACCTTCCTCATTTTCATGGTCTTGCTGCTGCCATCGTTGGGCCTGAGCAG CTTGGATGTGTTTTTCCGCTGGTTGTTTGACAAAAAATTCCTCGCTGAAGCCGCTGTGCGATTTGA GTGTGTGTTTCTGCCGGACAATGGGGCCTTCTTCGTCAACTATGTCATCGCCTCTGCCTTCATCGGGAATGCCATGGACCTGCTGCGCATCCCCGGCTTGCTAATGTACATGATACGCCTCTGCCTGGCCCGCTCGGCCGCCGAGCGGAGGAATGTCAAACGA CACCAGGCCTATGAGTTCCAGTTTGGGGCTGCTTATGCCTGGATGATGTGCGTCTTCACTGTGGTCATGACATACAGCATCACCTGCCCCATCATTGTCCCTTTTG gGCTCATGTACATGCTGCTTAAGCACCTGGTGGACCGATACAACCTGTATTATGCTTACTTGCCTGCCAAACTGGACAAGAAGATCCATTCTGGGGCTGTGAACCAGGTGGTGGCAGCCCCCATCCTCTGCCTCTTCTGGCTTCTCTTCTTCTCCACCATGCGCACAG GCTTCCTGGCCCCCACTTCCATGTTCACCTTTGTGGTCCTCGTGATCACCATTGTGATCTGCCTGTGTCACGTCTGCTTCGGGCACTTCAAATACCTCAGCGCTCACAACTACAAG aTTGACCACACGGAGGTGGACACCATAGAAGACAGGCAGAACGGGAGACCTGCCACCAGTCTGCCAGCTCCCAAATCAGCT AAGTACATCGCCCAAGTGCTGCAGGACTCCTCGCCTGAGGGCGAAGCGACAGAGTCGGAGGAGCAGGGGTCACAGGACGAGGAGCTCATCAACGCAGATGGCATGAACGACACGGATTTCCAGTCATGTGAGGACAGCCTGATAGAGAACGAGATCCACCAGTAG
- the TMEM63B gene encoding CSC1-like protein 2 isoform X1 has translation MLPYVIATLGSAGASCKASTCNNSTKDYCYSARIRSTVLQGLPFGGVPTVLALDFMCFLALLFVFSILRKVAWDYGRLALVTDADRRRRWQREREEREYVASALHSDNHDRYERLTSVSSSVDFDQRDNGFCSWLTAIFRIKDDEIRDKCGGDAVHYLSFQRHIIGLLVAVGVLSVGIVLPVNFSGDLLENNAYSFGRTTIANLNSGNNLLWLHTSFAFLYLLLTVYSMRRHTSKMRYKEDDLVKRTLFINGISKYAEPEKIKKHFEEAYANCTVLEARPCYDVARLMFLDAERKKAERGRIYFTNLQSKDNTPSMINPKPCGHLCCCVIRGCEEVEAIEYYTKLEEKLKDDYKREKEKVNEKPLGMAFVTFHNETITAIILKDFNACKCQGCACRGEPRASSCSESLHVSNWTVSYAPDPQNIYWEHLSIRGFIWWIRCLVINVVLFILLFFLTTPAIIITTMDKFNVTKPVEYLNNPIITQFFPTLLLWCFSALLPTIVYYSAFFEAHWTRSGENRTTMHKCYTFLIFMVLLLPSLGLSSLDVFFRWLFDKKFLAEAAVRFECVFLPDNGAFFVNYVIASAFIGNAMDLLRIPGLLMYMIRLCLARSAAERRNVKRHQAYEFQFGAAYAWMMCVFTVVMTYSITCPIIVPFGLMYMLLKHLVDRYNLYYAYLPAKLDKKIHSGAVNQVVAAPILCLFWLLFFSTMRTGFLAPTSMFTFVVLVITIVICLCHVCFGHFKYLSAHNYKIDHTEVDTIEDRQNGRPATSLPAPKSAKYIAQVLQDSSPEGEATESEEQGSQDEELINADGMNDTDFQSCEDSLIENEIHQ, from the exons ATGCTTCCCTACGTGATCGCCACCCTGGGCTCAGCAGGGGCCTCCTGCAAAGCCTCCACATGCAACAACAGCACCAAGGACTACTGCTACAGTGCCCGCATTCGCagcactgtgctgcaggggctgcCCTTTGGTGGCGTGCCCACTGTCCTAGCCCTCGACTTTATGTGCTTTCTC GCACTGTTGTTTGTCTTTTCAATTTTGCGTAAAGTTGCTTGGGACTACGGACGCCTGGCCCTGGTGACTGATGCTGACAG GCGCCGACGCTGGCAGAGGGAGCGAGAGGAGCGGGAATA CGTAGCCTCCGCCCTGCACTCTGACAACCATGACCGCTACGAACGCCTCACTTCCGTCTCCAGCTCTGTGGACTTCGACCAGAGGGACAAT gGTTTCTGCTCCTGGCTGACAGCCATCTTCAGGATAAA GGATGATGAGATTCGGGACAAGTGCGGGGGTGATGCGGTGCACTACCTATCCTTCCAGAGGCACATCATCGGGCTGCTGGTGGCTGTGGGTGTGCTCTCTGTGGGCATCGTGCTACCTGTCAACTTCTCAGGGGACCTACTAG AAAACAATGCCTACAGCTTTGGGAGGACAACTATCGCTAACCTGAATTCTGG GAATAACCTGCTGTGGCTGCACACATCTTTTGCCTTCCTGTACCTGCTGCTGACAGTGTACAGCATGCGCCGTCACACCTCCAAGATGCGCTACAAAGAGGATGACTTG gtTAAGCGAACTCTCTTCATCAATGGGATCTCAAAATACGCTGAGCCAGAGAAGATCAAGAAGCATTTTGA GGAGGCCTACGCCAACTGTACCGTCCTGGAGGCCCGTCCCTGCTATGATGTGGCCCGGCTGATGTTCCTCGACGCAGAGAG GAAGAAAGCTGAGCGCGGGCGAATCTACTTCACCAACCTGCAGAGCAAAGACAACACTCCATCCATGATCAACCCCAAGCCCTGTGGCCACCTGTGCTGCTGTGTCATCAGGGGCTGCgaggag GTGGAGGCCATCGAGTACTATACCAAGCTGGAGGAGAAGCTCAAAGATGATTACAAGCgggagaaggagaaggtgaatgaAAAGCCTCTGGGGATGGCCTTTGTCACCTTCCACAATGAGACCATCACAGCCAT AATCCTCAAAGATTTCAACGCCTGTAAGTGCCAGGGCTGTGCATGCCGTGGGGAGCCCAGGGCCTCCTCCTGCAGTGAGTCCCTCCACGTCTCCAACTGGACAGTCAGCTATGCCCCTGACCCACAGAACATCTACTG ggaACACCTCTCCATCCGGGGCTTCATCTGGTGGATCCGCTGCCTCGTGATCAATGTGgtcctcttcatcctcctcttcttcctcaccacCCCTGCTATCATCATCACCACTATGGACAAGTTCAATGTCACCAAGCCTGTGGAGTACCTCAAT AACCCCATCATCACCCAATTCttccccaccctgctgctgtggtgcttctctgctctgctgcccacCATTGTGTATTACTCTGCCTTCTTTGAAGCGCACTGGACCAG GTCTGGAGAGAACAGAACGACCATGCACAAGTGTTACACCTTCCTCATTTTCATGGTCTTGCTGCTGCCATCGTTGGGCCTGAGCAG CTTGGATGTGTTTTTCCGCTGGTTGTTTGACAAAAAATTCCTCGCTGAAGCCGCTGTGCGATTTGA GTGTGTGTTTCTGCCGGACAATGGGGCCTTCTTCGTCAACTATGTCATCGCCTCTGCCTTCATCGGGAATGCCATGGACCTGCTGCGCATCCCCGGCTTGCTAATGTACATGATACGCCTCTGCCTGGCCCGCTCGGCCGCCGAGCGGAGGAATGTCAAACGA CACCAGGCCTATGAGTTCCAGTTTGGGGCTGCTTATGCCTGGATGATGTGCGTCTTCACTGTGGTCATGACATACAGCATCACCTGCCCCATCATTGTCCCTTTTG gGCTCATGTACATGCTGCTTAAGCACCTGGTGGACCGATACAACCTGTATTATGCTTACTTGCCTGCCAAACTGGACAAGAAGATCCATTCTGGGGCTGTGAACCAGGTGGTGGCAGCCCCCATCCTCTGCCTCTTCTGGCTTCTCTTCTTCTCCACCATGCGCACAG GCTTCCTGGCCCCCACTTCCATGTTCACCTTTGTGGTCCTCGTGATCACCATTGTGATCTGCCTGTGTCACGTCTGCTTCGGGCACTTCAAATACCTCAGCGCTCACAACTACAAG aTTGACCACACGGAGGTGGACACCATAGAAGACAGGCAGAACGGGAGACCTGCCACCAGTCTGCCAGCTCCCAAATCAGCT AAGTACATCGCCCAAGTGCTGCAGGACTCCTCGCCTGAGGGCGAAGCGACAGAGTCGGAGGAGCAGGGGTCACAGGACGAGGAGCTCATCAACGCAGATGGCATGAACGACACGGATTTCCAGTCATGTGAGGACAGCCTGATAGAGAACGAGATCCACCAGTAG